AGTGCTTTATACTCTATAGAAGAATGGAGTTTATTAAAACAGACTTCTATAAATTTAATACTTATTACAATTGTATATTTTCCAATTTCATATTTAACAGGATGGATGCCTAAGGACTTTTTTGGAATAGCTTCATTTATTTTGACATTTATAGTTTTTTATATTGTAGTATGGAATATATTCAGTCATAGAGTAAGAAGTATTAACGAAAAACTAGGAAAATTTAATAAGTAGATATTCAACTTATATCTTGATAAATTTAATTTATATAGGGTATATATCTTACTAAAAAAGATTTATAAGTAGGAGTAATCTTATGAAAATACAAGATATAGTTATAAGAATTTTACTATCTATTTTTATAGGTGGTATAATTGGTTTTAATAGAGAACGAGAAAATGTATCGGCAGGATTTAGAACTCATGCATTAGTTTGTTTAGGCGCAACAATAGCTGCATTAATACAAGTACAGTTAGCAAGTTTGGCACTAAGCCAAATAACAAGTGAGCCAGCCCTTTCAGGAATAGTAAAGGTGAATGATGGAAGATTTATTGGTCAAGTAGTTTCTGGAATAGGGTTTTTAGGAGCTGGAACTATAATAAAAACTAAAGGTTCTGTTAAAGGACTAACTACAGCAGCTTCTATTTGGACAGTTGCATGTATTGGAATCGCTACAGGAATGGGATTTTATGAAGTAAGTATTTTAGGTGGTATTAGTACAATAATAGTACTTGTAGTTTTAAAGAAAATAGAAGGTAAGTATATAAATAAATCTACAAAGATAAAACTTATTATAAAATACAAATCTAAAACCGAAGCTATAAAAGAATTAAAAAATTCAATTGAAGATTTACAATTACAAATTGAATCTATAGAGTTTGTAGATGAATTTAATGTTATATATACATTAAAAGACTTAAAGCTTATATGTATAAATGATTTGATTAGCTTACTATCAGAAAATGAAAGTATATTAAAGGTAAGTAAAATTGATAATTTTTAAATTAGGAGTGTACCAAAAGGTACCTCCTATATTTAGCTGAACTTATATCCATATAAAAAAATATTTAAACTAGATGGAATTGTATCAAAATAAATTTCTTTTTCATTTAGACGATCAAAGTTTTGGCTATCATAAAATCCATAGTTACATCTAGTATCTGTATATAAATAGATACTGTTAACTTTCATATCAATCATATAGTTAGATAGATATTTAATTAATGTTTTTCCAACTCCAAGCCCTCTAGACTCTTCAGACACAATAAACAATTGAATAGAACCTTGGAAGTTATCTTCTTTACCTTGGATAATCTCTTTATAAGTTTGTGATACTTTGGAAAATTCCTTTATAGCGTTTTTATTTTCTTTACTAGAAAAAGCTAATTTTGCACCACTAGAAACCCAACTTAAAATATTAGAAAATTTTCTTAAATGTTTTTTATCATTTTTTGCATTTCCTAATATTATGCCAATAACAACATTATCTTTTACAGCAACCTTGCTAAATGAACTATCTAAAAGACATCCTTGCAAGTAAATATTTAATATACATTCTAATAAATCACTATCTTTTATAAATTCACTAAACCCAAATGCATTATTAATCAATTCTTTAATACGATTATAATCTTTTTTCTCTAAATTTCTATAAACTACATTTTTCATATAGACACACTATCCTTTCTAACTAATAAATTAAAAGTAAAATTTCTGTTGAAAATACCTTATAATGATAGTAATGTATACCCTAAAGGGAGAGTCAATGTGAAAAATTTAAAATTAGGGGATGAAAATTTATGAAAAATTTATACTCTATAGGAGAGGTTTCAAAAATAAAAAAAATAACTGTGAAATCATTAAGGTATTATCATAAAGTTGGAATTTTAATTCCTAAATATATAGATGATAATACTGGATATAGGTACTATTCAATAGATCAATTTATATATATTGATATAATAAAAGGATGTAGGGCATTAGGAACTAGCATAGCTGAGCTTCAAGAAATTTTTAAGGATTGTGAAACAGAAAAACTTTTAAAATATCTACATGTAAAAAGAGCACAAGCTGAAGAAAATATAATAAAAATGAAAGAAATAATAACTAATATTGACAATCTAAATAGTAGTGTTGAATCTTCAAAAGAATTAATAAAAGATGGTGAAATTAGGATTAAACATTTTAATAAACGATATATAGTAGTAGAACCGTGTAAAGAAGTAGGAAGTTTAAAAGAGCTCATTCCTTACTCAGAATTAGAAAAGACTATTAAAAACAAAAATTTAAATGTATCGATAGAAAGAGGCATTGGATATGATTTTGATTCTAATGGAAAAGTAGAGCCATTTTATGTATTCAGTGAAATAATAAACGAGGAAAATATTAAAATAGATAAACATATAGATTTACTACCTGAAGGTGATTATTTAACATTAGCATACACAAAAGAAAATGAGGAAGACTGTATAAATAAAATTGTAAAATACATAAAAGAAAACAAATTAGAAGTAAAAAAATTTATTGAAATTGAGTTATTTAATGATTTTTTTAATACTAAAACATATAGTTGCCAAATTCAGATACTTATATAAAAAGGTTGTAAAAATTTACAACCTTTTTGTTTTATAAAGATACAAGAGCTACTGACTGAATTTGAGCAAGGACTAATTGAGATAAAGCATCTATTAAGTTTTTGTTTATAGACATATCTTTTAAAGCTAAAAAGTTCATAAAGCTATTTATTGATATTTTTTCATATATGTATAAATAAGTATGCTTATCTTTTAAGAAATCTTTATTCTTTATAGAGTTATTAATTAAAGAAAGCTCATCCACAGTTGATCCTATTACTGCATGAACACATGTATGTTCTCTATCTAAATCGTAATTTTTTATATAATCACATTTAGAGCTAACTAAGTTATTCAAACTAATTATAGTAGTATAAACATTTTTAGAAGAGTAATAATTAGATTGATCTTTAACTTGCTTTGATATAAAATCGTATCTATTTTTTATTTGAGGTAGTTGTGATTTATAACTAAGCAAAAGATTTTGCAACTGAGTGTTATATTCAATTTCTGTATCTTTGTTTTTAAACTCTAAATCTCTATATTTTAAAGAAGCTTCTTCTAAATCTCTAAATAGCTTAATATCTTCAAGTTTTTTCATGTTAAACCTCCATAATGAATAATTAATTTAAGTTAATTATATTATATAAAATAGAA
The nucleotide sequence above comes from Paraclostridium bifermentans. Encoded proteins:
- a CDS encoding MgtC/SapB family protein — protein: MKIQDIVIRILLSIFIGGIIGFNRERENVSAGFRTHALVCLGATIAALIQVQLASLALSQITSEPALSGIVKVNDGRFIGQVVSGIGFLGAGTIIKTKGSVKGLTTAASIWTVACIGIATGMGFYEVSILGGISTIIVLVVLKKIEGKYINKSTKIKLIIKYKSKTEAIKELKNSIEDLQLQIESIEFVDEFNVIYTLKDLKLICINDLISLLSENESILKVSKIDNF
- a CDS encoding GNAT family N-acetyltransferase — its product is MKNVVYRNLEKKDYNRIKELINNAFGFSEFIKDSDLLECILNIYLQGCLLDSSFSKVAVKDNVVIGIILGNAKNDKKHLRKFSNILSWVSSGAKLAFSSKENKNAIKEFSKVSQTYKEIIQGKEDNFQGSIQLFIVSEESRGLGVGKTLIKYLSNYMIDMKVNSIYLYTDTRCNYGFYDSQNFDRLNEKEIYFDTIPSSLNIFLYGYKFS
- a CDS encoding MerR family DNA-binding transcriptional regulator, producing MKNLYSIGEVSKIKKITVKSLRYYHKVGILIPKYIDDNTGYRYYSIDQFIYIDIIKGCRALGTSIAELQEIFKDCETEKLLKYLHVKRAQAEENIIKMKEIITNIDNLNSSVESSKELIKDGEIRIKHFNKRYIVVEPCKEVGSLKELIPYSELEKTIKNKNLNVSIERGIGYDFDSNGKVEPFYVFSEIINEENIKIDKHIDLLPEGDYLTLAYTKENEEDCINKIVKYIKENKLEVKKFIEIELFNDFFNTKTYSCQIQILI
- a CDS encoding DUF3021 domain-containing protein; amino-acid sequence: MSKYIKTFIHRGVCYGIPGGVFIGQLVFFIILLTNDISSFETTREQFFIQFLASAFTGFYCTGLSALYSIEEWSLLKQTSINLILITIVYFPISYLTGWMPKDFFGIASFILTFIVFYIVVWNIFSHRVRSINEKLGKFNK